The following proteins come from a genomic window of Novosphingobium aromaticivorans DSM 12444:
- a CDS encoding NAD(P)-dependent alcohol dehydrogenase, with protein MTTCCAAVARGANQPFTIEQLTVDGPRAGEVLVQIAGVGLCHTDLVFRDQFDAFAKPGVLGHEGAGVIEAVGEGVTGLAAGDRVVLGFSSCGECARCAEDLPSYCVQFVPLNYAGMRLDDGSTAHAAHDGERVSSHFFGQSSFATLAVTRARNVVKVPDSTTVPLELLGPLGCGLMTGAGAVMNSMACKAGSSLIVFGGGPVGLAAVMAGKVRECSQIILVEPVASRRAIAQELGATHVIDPADGDLGEAIRAILPLGVDAALDTTGNVAVIETGLGNLAPHGIIGLVGVPRDMTASVTFNIAALMTPGLRIIGIIEGDAVPQDFIPELLALNAQGRFPFERMVQTFPLSRINEAIDAQARGDCIKVVLIP; from the coding sequence ATGACCACCTGCTGTGCCGCTGTCGCCCGTGGGGCGAACCAGCCCTTCACCATCGAGCAACTGACGGTGGACGGACCGCGTGCGGGCGAGGTGCTGGTACAAATCGCGGGCGTCGGTCTGTGCCATACGGACCTTGTTTTCCGCGACCAGTTCGACGCCTTTGCCAAGCCCGGCGTGCTTGGTCACGAAGGGGCCGGCGTGATCGAGGCGGTGGGAGAGGGTGTGACCGGCCTTGCCGCAGGCGACCGGGTTGTCCTCGGCTTTTCGTCGTGCGGCGAATGCGCGCGGTGCGCCGAGGATCTGCCCAGCTACTGCGTGCAATTCGTGCCGTTGAACTATGCCGGGATGCGGCTGGACGACGGTTCGACCGCCCATGCGGCACACGATGGCGAGCGGGTGTCGTCGCATTTCTTCGGCCAGTCTTCCTTCGCCACGCTTGCGGTGACGCGGGCCCGCAACGTGGTGAAAGTGCCGGATTCCACGACGGTTCCGCTCGAACTGCTCGGACCGCTCGGGTGCGGCTTGATGACCGGTGCCGGGGCGGTGATGAATTCCATGGCGTGCAAGGCCGGATCGTCTCTCATCGTGTTCGGCGGCGGGCCGGTGGGACTGGCGGCGGTCATGGCAGGCAAGGTCCGCGAATGTTCGCAGATCATCCTGGTGGAACCAGTGGCCTCGCGGCGCGCGATTGCGCAGGAACTGGGGGCGACGCATGTGATCGATCCCGCCGATGGCGATCTGGGCGAGGCTATCCGCGCGATCCTGCCGCTGGGCGTGGATGCCGCGCTCGATACCACGGGCAATGTCGCGGTGATCGAAACCGGGCTGGGCAATCTCGCGCCGCACGGAATCATCGGTCTGGTCGGCGTACCCAGGGACATGACCGCTTCGGTTACCTTCAACATCGCGGCGTTGATGACGCCGGGCTTGCGCATCATCGGCATCATCGAAGGCGATGCCGTGCCGCAGGATTTCATCCCCGAACTTCTCGCGTTGAATGCGCAAGGGCGGTTCCCGTTCGAACGGATGGTGCAGACCTTCCCGCTTTCCCGCATCAACGAGGCGATCGACGCGCAGGCGCGCGGCGACTGCATCAAGGTCGTCCTCATCCCCTGA
- a CDS encoding LysR family transcriptional regulator produces MSPDVDIKALRCFLALAQELSFGRAAERMNLTQPSLSAQIRKLEDQVGHRLFERTTRAVHLSPTGKALIEQARTFVSQADAFAAHLSAWRERPDRRMVLGAPIYTFELPEHGALLSAIARELPDMSLRVDNGFANSLVEGLIKGSVDMAMVVAAAVPHDRYLADMAGEGAGELEMPDGLQRITLSDEQIGLAIPEEHPLASYDIVPPEALSGSVIAMLAPLHGRSLYRPISVWLSAAGATGFLPPEAHAFALERYCREYRIPAISIAQFRPRETGNVVYRPAGGLNVRTELAVLRSTRKQRSSIEERLWDLASSLGR; encoded by the coding sequence ATGTCCCCAGATGTCGACATCAAGGCACTTCGCTGCTTTCTCGCGCTGGCGCAGGAGCTTAGCTTCGGTCGCGCGGCGGAACGGATGAACCTCACCCAACCCAGCCTGTCTGCCCAGATCCGTAAGCTGGAGGATCAGGTCGGCCATCGCCTGTTCGAGCGCACCACGCGCGCGGTGCATCTTTCACCGACAGGAAAGGCGCTGATCGAACAGGCCCGCACATTCGTCTCGCAGGCTGATGCCTTTGCCGCCCATCTTTCCGCGTGGCGCGAGCGACCGGACCGGCGGATGGTCCTGGGGGCGCCAATCTACACTTTCGAGCTGCCCGAACACGGCGCCCTCCTCTCCGCGATTGCGCGCGAACTTCCGGACATGTCGCTGCGCGTGGACAACGGCTTCGCCAACTCGCTGGTCGAAGGACTGATCAAGGGTTCGGTCGACATGGCGATGGTCGTTGCCGCCGCCGTCCCCCACGACCGCTATCTGGCGGACATGGCCGGGGAAGGCGCGGGCGAGCTGGAGATGCCCGATGGCCTGCAGCGGATCACCTTGAGCGACGAGCAGATCGGGCTCGCCATCCCCGAAGAACACCCGCTCGCCAGCTACGACATCGTCCCGCCCGAAGCGCTTTCGGGATCGGTCATCGCCATGCTCGCGCCGCTTCACGGGCGCAGCCTCTACCGCCCGATTTCAGTATGGCTTTCAGCGGCCGGGGCGACCGGCTTCCTCCCGCCCGAAGCCCACGCCTTCGCGCTGGAACGCTATTGCAGGGAGTATCGCATACCCGCGATCTCGATTGCACAGTTCCGCCCGCGAGAGACCGGCAATGTCGTCTATCGTCCTGCCGGAGGGCTCAACGTCCGCACCGAACTTGCCGTATTGCGCAGCACGCGAAAGCAGCGTTCCTCGATAGAGGAACGGCTTTGGGACCTGGCCTCAAGCCTCGGCCGCTAG
- a CDS encoding AraC family transcriptional regulator: MTSADNILAHASAMRQFSQFAGVAGLDLRRACPPDVYAFVEQAQDAEWLPATAHVDVLQAAAIASGRADLGVAFAMWCNIRGFGPVSLLWDHCTTVDEASRITRRYMHLESAAMRSSTDTDGHEAALRHILMVPARFGGSQFLQATLALQLRIIRMLLGEEWTPIRLELDHPAPPSYRYHQAVFRCPIEFEADRCALVFRKSDLHRPSLRGNANMVQYLERQLAHADSHWPGDLVQQIRYFVAANLTERKANLAHVSGLAGLSSQSLQRRLAERGTTFATILEEVRKQTADEYFRTARRPNLTELSHRLGYTDASAASRFLRQHMSTGARALMAQVRPGRGRPGSARALAAEA, from the coding sequence ATGACCAGCGCCGACAACATTCTCGCTCATGCCAGCGCCATGCGGCAGTTTTCCCAGTTCGCGGGAGTGGCCGGGCTCGACCTGCGCCGCGCCTGCCCGCCAGACGTCTACGCATTCGTCGAGCAGGCGCAGGATGCGGAGTGGTTGCCGGCGACGGCCCACGTCGATGTTCTCCAGGCCGCCGCAATCGCTTCGGGCCGGGCAGACCTCGGTGTCGCATTCGCCATGTGGTGCAACATCCGTGGCTTCGGTCCTGTGAGCCTGCTGTGGGACCATTGCACCACTGTCGACGAGGCGAGCCGCATTACCCGGCGCTACATGCACCTGGAGAGCGCGGCCATGCGATCGAGCACGGATACCGACGGGCACGAGGCTGCGCTGCGCCACATCCTGATGGTTCCGGCCCGTTTCGGCGGATCGCAGTTCCTGCAGGCTACGCTGGCGCTGCAACTGCGCATCATCCGGATGCTTCTGGGCGAGGAGTGGACGCCGATCAGGCTCGAGCTGGATCATCCCGCGCCGCCTTCGTATCGCTATCACCAGGCCGTGTTCAGATGTCCGATCGAGTTCGAGGCGGACCGGTGCGCACTGGTTTTCCGCAAGTCGGACCTGCACCGGCCTTCGCTGCGCGGGAATGCGAACATGGTGCAATATCTCGAACGGCAACTGGCCCATGCGGATTCGCACTGGCCCGGCGATCTCGTCCAGCAGATCCGCTATTTCGTCGCCGCCAACCTGACCGAGCGCAAGGCCAACCTCGCGCATGTCTCGGGGCTCGCCGGGCTCTCGTCGCAGAGCCTGCAACGCCGCCTGGCCGAACGGGGAACGACGTTCGCGACGATCCTCGAGGAGGTGCGCAAGCAGACGGCGGACGAGTATTTCCGTACCGCGCGCCGCCCGAACCTGACGGAGCTTTCGCATCGACTGGGCTATACCGACGCGAGCGCGGCAAGCCGTTTCCTGCGCCAGCACATGTCGACCGGCGCCCGCGCGTTGATGGCGCAGGTAAGGCCGGGGCGCGGTCGTCCGGGCAGTGCCCGCGCGCTAGCGGCCGAGGCTTGA
- a CDS encoding TonB-dependent receptor, which produces MKGFLFTGAAMGAMLAGLATPALAEEQQVAQSDTGLAEIIVTAQRRTENLQDVPIAITAANSETLAQARVENVANIQAISPSISFRVTNIATSSANLIIRGLGTTGNSRSFEGSVGVFIDGVYRTRAAAALQNFLDIDNLQVLRGPQGTLFGKNTTAGALLLSSAAPSLNDVNGSVEATYGNYDGLIVRGAINAPLSDTVAFRIAGLASSQNGFYTDSTTGDDLNGNKTRAAKAQLLFEPSENLTVRVIGDYSYSNGNCCYATSAFIDGPTQPLIDLLTLYQPSSSAQLLGVLTGALPASSMTPTGRTLPSRDASKWEQTLNGNGKQTIEDYGGTLLVDASIGEGTLKSVTAVRKFKVDQVDLDPDFSGADIFRYNESFESRFISQELTYNTKITALNAEAVFGLFFSDEKLKMGRSLPWADQAQYYWDVIFAQLGVAPGTANAAPGTWTSERMGGSAKSYAGFAHLDFAVNDKFNVIAGLRYSVEKKRGFFNNSFYRSSPFDVFTLLGIAPAPAYDATSTDKALSGTFGLQYRPTDDIMLYATYNRGFKAGGVNMDVNAAGTLINNAEAYNALPAPIRAAFFGNAEAKDPLNPRYKPEKVNAFEVGGKFQYLDGRARTNIAFFYYDLSDLQIAQFIGLRFTVLNAKSAKDYGVEIENMFQLTDGLTLGLDGTWIPHAQYAKDANIDPVLSGSRFRFSPKFSGNATLNLDQPINDNLSLLARAQVQYQSRQLISTATTAEQGAVTLVNANLGFKLPQTGLLIEGWVQNLFDKTWFTQSFPTPLQTGDQNAYPGAPRTYGIRVRATF; this is translated from the coding sequence ATGAAAGGATTCTTGTTCACGGGTGCCGCGATGGGCGCGATGCTCGCCGGCCTTGCCACTCCGGCTCTCGCCGAGGAACAGCAGGTTGCCCAATCCGACACCGGCCTGGCCGAGATCATCGTCACCGCCCAGCGACGCACCGAGAACCTTCAGGACGTGCCGATCGCGATCACTGCGGCAAACTCCGAAACGCTCGCCCAGGCACGCGTCGAAAACGTTGCCAACATCCAGGCGATCAGCCCCTCGATCAGCTTCCGCGTGACCAACATCGCCACGTCGAGCGCCAACCTCATCATCCGCGGCCTCGGCACGACCGGCAACAGTCGTTCGTTCGAAGGCTCGGTCGGCGTGTTCATCGACGGCGTCTACCGCACCCGCGCGGCAGCGGCGCTCCAGAACTTCCTCGACATCGACAATCTCCAGGTCCTGCGCGGCCCGCAAGGCACCCTGTTCGGCAAGAACACCACCGCCGGCGCGCTCCTGCTCAGCTCCGCCGCGCCCTCGCTCAACGACGTCAACGGCTCGGTCGAGGCGACCTACGGCAACTATGACGGCCTGATCGTACGCGGAGCCATCAACGCGCCGCTGTCCGATACGGTCGCCTTCCGCATCGCGGGCCTCGCGTCCAGCCAGAACGGCTTCTACACCGACAGCACCACCGGCGACGATCTCAACGGCAACAAGACCCGCGCCGCAAAGGCGCAGCTCCTGTTCGAGCCGAGCGAGAACCTTACGGTCCGCGTGATCGGCGACTACTCCTACAGCAACGGCAATTGCTGCTACGCCACTTCGGCCTTCATCGATGGCCCGACCCAGCCGCTGATCGACCTGCTCACGCTCTACCAGCCGTCCAGCAGCGCCCAGCTTCTCGGCGTACTGACCGGCGCGCTGCCCGCTTCGTCGATGACGCCGACCGGCCGCACCCTGCCCTCGCGCGATGCCTCGAAATGGGAGCAGACGCTGAACGGAAACGGCAAGCAGACCATCGAGGACTACGGCGGCACGCTGCTCGTCGATGCCTCCATCGGCGAAGGCACGCTGAAGTCGGTCACCGCCGTGCGCAAGTTCAAGGTCGATCAGGTCGACCTCGACCCCGATTTCTCGGGCGCGGACATCTTCCGCTACAACGAAAGCTTCGAAAGCCGCTTCATCTCCCAGGAACTGACCTACAACACCAAGATTACGGCGCTCAATGCCGAGGCGGTCTTCGGCCTGTTCTTCTCGGATGAAAAGCTCAAGATGGGCCGCAGCCTGCCCTGGGCCGACCAGGCCCAGTACTACTGGGACGTGATCTTCGCGCAGCTCGGCGTCGCGCCCGGCACGGCCAACGCCGCCCCCGGCACCTGGACGAGCGAACGCATGGGCGGTTCGGCGAAGTCCTACGCCGGCTTCGCGCATCTCGATTTCGCGGTGAACGACAAGTTCAACGTGATCGCCGGCCTGCGCTATTCGGTCGAGAAGAAGCGCGGCTTCTTCAACAACTCGTTCTATCGCTCCTCGCCGTTCGACGTGTTCACCCTGCTCGGCATCGCACCGGCGCCGGCCTATGACGCGACTTCGACCGACAAGGCGCTGTCCGGAACCTTCGGCCTCCAGTACCGCCCGACCGACGACATCATGCTCTATGCAACGTACAACCGCGGCTTCAAGGCGGGCGGCGTGAACATGGACGTGAACGCAGCCGGTACGCTGATCAACAATGCAGAGGCATACAACGCCCTGCCCGCCCCGATCCGCGCCGCCTTCTTCGGCAATGCCGAGGCCAAGGACCCGCTGAATCCCCGCTACAAGCCCGAGAAGGTCAACGCCTTCGAGGTCGGCGGCAAGTTCCAGTACCTTGACGGCCGCGCGCGCACCAACATCGCGTTCTTCTACTACGACCTGTCCGATCTCCAGATCGCTCAGTTCATCGGCCTGCGCTTCACCGTGCTCAACGCCAAGTCCGCCAAGGACTACGGCGTCGAGATCGAGAACATGTTCCAGCTCACCGATGGCCTGACGCTCGGCCTCGATGGCACCTGGATCCCGCATGCGCAGTACGCGAAGGACGCGAACATCGACCCGGTCCTGTCCGGCTCGCGCTTCCGCTTCAGCCCCAAGTTCTCGGGCAACGCGACGCTGAACCTCGACCAGCCGATCAACGACAACCTCAGCCTGCTCGCCCGCGCACAGGTCCAGTACCAGAGCCGCCAGCTCATAAGCACGGCGACCACGGCGGAACAGGGCGCGGTGACGCTGGTCAACGCCAACCTCGGCTTCAAGCTGCCGCAGACGGGGCTGCTGATCGAAGGCTGGGTGCAGAACCTGTTTGACAAGACGTGGTTCACCCAGTCCTTCCCAACGCCGCTCCAGACCGGCGACCAGAACGCCTACCCGGGTGCGCCGCGCACCTACGGCATCCGCGTCCGCGCGACGTTCTGA
- a CDS encoding SDR family NAD(P)-dependent oxidoreductase produces the protein MMDDTDFTGRRVLVVGGSSGIGNGIAQAFRDRGAEVHVWGTRANAAGYDPAEGSDLAGLGYTCVDVGSPDAIEAAPAPFPALDVLVLCQGTVVYKRGEFEREGWDKVMAVNLDSLMHCSRKFRPQLAETGGSIIIVSSISGLKANIGNPAYAASKAGAISLTKSLGQAFAADGIRVNGLAPGLVDTKLTKVTTAHPQRLEGAIANIPQRRMGTPADMAGAAIFLASPLASYVTGHTLVVDGGLSL, from the coding sequence ATGATGGACGATACTGATTTCACCGGCCGCCGCGTGCTGGTCGTGGGCGGCTCGAGCGGCATCGGCAACGGCATCGCGCAGGCATTCCGCGACCGGGGCGCCGAAGTCCACGTCTGGGGCACGCGCGCCAATGCCGCCGGCTATGACCCGGCCGAAGGCTCAGACCTTGCTGGCCTGGGCTATACCTGCGTCGATGTCGGCAGCCCCGATGCCATCGAAGCTGCTCCAGCCCCCTTCCCCGCGCTCGACGTGCTGGTCCTGTGCCAGGGCACCGTCGTCTACAAGCGCGGGGAATTCGAGCGCGAAGGATGGGACAAGGTCATGGCCGTCAACCTCGACAGCCTGATGCACTGTTCTCGCAAGTTCCGCCCGCAACTCGCTGAAACCGGCGGCTCAATCATCATCGTCAGCTCGATCTCGGGGCTCAAGGCGAACATCGGAAACCCCGCGTATGCCGCCTCCAAGGCCGGGGCGATCAGCCTGACCAAGTCGCTCGGCCAAGCCTTTGCCGCCGACGGCATCCGCGTGAACGGCCTCGCCCCCGGCCTTGTGGATACCAAGCTGACCAAGGTGACGACCGCCCATCCCCAGCGCCTCGAAGGAGCGATCGCCAACATCCCGCAGCGGCGCATGGGCACGCCCGCGGACATGGCCGGCGCCGCGATCTTCCTTGCCTCCCCGCTCGCCTCCTACGTCACCGGCCATACACTCGTGGTCGATGGCGGCCTCTCGCTCTGA